In Haloplanus rubicundus, one DNA window encodes the following:
- a CDS encoding tripartite tricarboxylate transporter substrate-binding protein, which produces MLQAAGTVGLVGVAGCSGGGGGGGGDGDDGGDGGDGGDGGDGGDGGDGGDGGDGGSGPDFTDSSWRPDRNVRVIIPWGAGGGTDTMTRGVMNPAQELASEQGVNVNLTFENITGANGLNAARRVLNNPADGYTLFPSTNSISPHIATGQADFTLDDWGYVARVQHDTSWLYSSGRDGVGHDNISSLVEKAKGGDTVNIGAVGGVTGAAFAVLLADAADIIDNTNIVTYQDAGRMTTDTISGEIDAAYGEIQELQSQYEAGDISLIVVGVEDRLDDFPDVPTTVENGWDVTYGLSRGFNVKAGTPDEATQFWSDFIQLGMGSDQYQELEQETLLYFREGYQAPDGFRDTMANEVSIYEEVVEALDM; this is translated from the coding sequence ATGTTGCAGGCAGCAGGGACGGTCGGACTCGTGGGTGTCGCCGGTTGTTCCGGCGGTGGCGGTGGTGGCGGCGGCGACGGCGATGACGGCGGCGACGGCGGCGACGGCGGCGACGGCGGCGACGGCGGCGACGGCGGCGACGGCGGCGACGGCGGCGACGGCGGGAGCGGACCGGACTTCACCGACTCCTCGTGGCGGCCGGACCGCAACGTTCGCGTCATCATCCCGTGGGGCGCCGGTGGCGGTACCGACACCATGACGCGCGGTGTCATGAACCCCGCACAGGAGCTCGCGTCCGAACAGGGCGTCAACGTCAACCTGACGTTCGAGAACATCACCGGCGCGAACGGCCTGAACGCCGCCCGCCGTGTGCTGAACAACCCCGCGGACGGCTACACGCTCTTCCCGAGTACGAACTCCATCTCTCCGCACATCGCGACGGGGCAGGCGGACTTCACGCTCGACGACTGGGGCTACGTCGCCCGTGTCCAGCACGACACGAGTTGGCTCTACTCCAGCGGCCGCGACGGCGTCGGCCACGACAACATCTCCTCGCTCGTCGAGAAGGCCAAGGGCGGCGACACGGTCAACATCGGCGCCGTCGGTGGCGTCACCGGTGCGGCGTTCGCCGTGCTCCTGGCCGACGCAGCCGACATCATCGACAACACGAACATCGTCACCTACCAGGACGCGGGTCGGATGACGACCGACACCATCTCGGGCGAAATCGACGCCGCGTACGGCGAGATTCAGGAGCTGCAGTCGCAGTACGAGGCGGGCGACATCAGCCTGATCGTCGTCGGCGTCGAGGACCGCCTCGACGACTTCCCGGACGTGCCGACGACCGTCGAGAACGGCTGGGACGTGACCTACGGCCTCTCGCGAGGCTTCAACGTCAAGGCCGGCACGCCCGACGAGGCGACGCAGTTCTGGTCGGACTTCATCCAGCTTGGCATGGGCAGCGACCAGTACCAGGAGCTCGAACAGGAGACGCTCCTGTACTTCCGTGAGGGCTACCAGGCCCCCGACGGCTTCCGCGACACGATGGCGAACGAGGTCTCGATCTACGAAGAGGTCGTCGAAGCGCTCGACATGTAA